The following are from one region of the Gossypium hirsutum isolate 1008001.06 chromosome D03, Gossypium_hirsutum_v2.1, whole genome shotgun sequence genome:
- the LOC107950850 gene encoding pectate lyase, whose amino-acid sequence MKVVKIILALGLIVIANSGIVMANIAHFDEVWAKRAQRAKQIAEKAYDPNPHHVANHLNHKTHQAHKAHKRDLKKQGENKKKESKPRKMPRNV is encoded by the exons ATGAAAGTAGTGAAGATAATATTGGCGTTGGGGCTGATTGTGATAGCAAATAGTGGGATAGTGATGGCTAACATTGCTCATTTCGATGAAGTATGGGCAAAACGAGCTCAGAGAGCAAAGCAAATTGCTGAGAAAGCCTACGATCCCAATCCTCATCATGTAGCCAATCATCTCAACCACAAAACCCACCAAGCTCATAAAGCTCACAA GAGAGATTTGAAGAAGCagggagaaaataaaaagaa GGAATCCAAGCCTCGGAAGATGCCTAGGAATGTTTGA
- the LOC107949925 gene encoding pectate lyase, which yields MTMKVVKIVLFLGLIVYSPIVKGNIGHFDEVWQERAENAKKGAFKAYNPNPENVTSDFNRETEKVLEGQNNTRRGLYKHHGPCLATNPIDRCWRCDPNWAKDRKKLVNCVLGFGRKTTGGKAGRYYVVTDPSDNDMVNPKPGTLRHAVIQKEPLWIIFAHHMVIRLNQELIMAGDKTIDGRGFQIHIVGGAQITLQFINNVIIHGLHIRNSVQAHGGMIRDSVDHYGQRTMSDGDGITIFGSHNIWIDHLSMSKCYDGLIDILMASTAITISNCHFTNHNDVFLFGSSDSFSDDQIMQVTVAFNHFGKGLVQRMPRVRWGFVHVVNNDYTHWLMYAIGGSKNPTILSEGNRFIAPPDKRAKEITKREYSPESVWKSWKWKSVNDLMMNGAFFVESGGPISRGNEKDVINAKTGASAGRLTRFAGALNCVEHKPC from the exons atGACTATGAAAGTTGTTAAGATTGTATTGTTTCTGGGGCTAATTGTATATAGTCCCATAGTTAAAGGTAACATTGGTCATTTTGATGAAGTGTGGCAAGAACGAGCTGAAAATGCAAAGAAAGGTGCCTTCAAAGCCTACAATCCTAATCCCGAAAATGTAACCAGTGATTTCAACCGCGAAACTGAGAA GGTGTTGGAAGGTCAGAATAACACAAGGAGAGGACTATATAAACACCATGGTCCATGCCTAGCCACTAACCCTATTGACAGATGCTGGAGATGTGATCCAAACTGGGCTAAAGACCGCAAGAAGCTAGTTAACTGTGTCCTAGGATTCGGCCGCAAAACCACCGGAGGCAAGGCAGGTCGATATTATGTTGTAACAGATCCGTCGGACAACGATATGGTAAACCCTAAACCCGGAACCTTACGGCATGCAGTGATCCAAAAAGAACCTCTTTGGATCATATTTGCTCATCACATGGTGATTAGGTTAAACCAAGAGCTGATTATGGCTGGTGACAAGACCATAGACGGTCGAGGATTTCAAATTCACATTGTGGGTGGTGCTCAAATCACATTGCAGTTCATTAATAATGTTATCATCCATGGCCTTCACATTCGTAATTCGGTACAAGCTCATGGTGGCATGATACGAGACTCCGTTGATCATTACGGTCAACGTACGATGAGTGACGGTGATGGAATCACGATATTTGGATCCCACAATATTTGGATCGATCACCTTTCTATGTCCAAGTGCTACGATGGATTAATCGATATTCTTATGGCGTCTACGGCCATTACCATCTCTAACTGCCATTTTACTAATCATAACGAT GTCTTCCTGTTTGGAAGTAGTGATAGCTTCTCAGATGATCAAATCATGCAAGTAACGGTTGCTTTCAACCATTTTGGCAAAGGATTGGTGCAAAGGATGCCAAGGGTCCGATGGGGATTCGTTCATGTCGTCAACAATGACTACACTCATTGGCTAATGTATGCCATTGGTGGTAGCAAAAACCCTACCATCCTAAGTGAGGGCAACCGATTCATTGCTCCTCCAGACAAACGCGCTAAAGAG ATTACCAAGAGGGAGTATTCACCAGAGAGTGTATGGAAGTCATGGAAGTGGAAATCTGTGAATGATCTGATGATGAATGGGGCCTTCTTTGTTGAATCTGGGGGACCAATTAGTAGGGGAAACGAGAAAGACGTGATCAATGCAAAGACAGGAGCTTCTGCAGGCAGGCTAACACGCTTTGCAGGGGCTCTCAACTGCGTCGAACACAAACCCTGTTGA
- the LOC107949840 gene encoding tRNase Z TRZ1 produces the protein MDKRGAKSKSPEPGNQGNDEKKSKKGLEIEGYRVEGLSIGGHETCIIFPTLNLAFDIGRCPQRALSQDFLFISHGHMDHIGGLPMYVATRGLYGMKPPTIVVPTCIKEDVEKLFEVHRKMDQSELKHNLIGLDVGEEFFLRRDLKVRAFRTYHVIPSQGYVVYSVKQKLKDEYMGLSGNEIKNLKSSGVEITYTTTTPEVAFTGDTMSDFIVDEANLDVLRAKILVVESTFVDNSVSVEHARDYGHVHLSEIINYADKFKNRAILLIHFSARYALETIQEAIAALPSPLAGRVFALTEGF, from the exons atggATAAAAGGGGTGCAAAATCAAAGAGCCCAGAACCAGGAAACCAAGGAAACGAtgagaaaaagagcaaaaagggaTTGGAAATTGAAGGGTACCGAGTGGAAGGGTTGTCAATAGGAGGGCATGAAACTTGCATTATTTTCCCCACTCTTAACTTAGCATTTGATATCGGTCGATGCCCACAACGTGCCCTTTCTCAagatttcctttttatttctcatggccatatggaccatatt GGTGGCCTGCCAATGTATGTCGCAACACGGGGTTTATATGGCATGAAGCCCCCAACAATTGTTGTACCTACTTGTATAAAAGAAGATGTAGAGAAACTCTTTGAGGTGCATagaaagatggatcaatcagAGCTTAAGCATAATTTAATCGGCTTGGATGTGG GAGAAGAGTTTTTCTTGAGAAGGGATCTAAAAGTAAGAGCTTTTAGAACTTACCATGTCATACCGAGCCAG GGTTATGTAGTTTATTCTGTAAAACAAAAACTTAAAGACGAGTACATGGGGCTTTCTGGAAATGAGATCAAGAACTTGAAGTCATCAGGTGTGGAG ATTACTTACACTACTACGACACCAGAAGTTGCCTTTACTGGAGATACAATGTCTGACTTCATAGTTGATGAAGCTAATTTAGATGTTTTGAGGGCAAAGATTCTTGTTGTGGAG AGCACATTTGTAGATAACTCAGTATCGGTTGAGCATGCCAGAGATTATGGACACGTTCATCTGTCTGAG ATAATTAATTACGCGGACAAGTTCAAAAACAGAGCAATTCTTTTGATTCACTTCTCAGCTCGGTATGCATTAGAG ACTATCCAGGAAGCAATTGCGGCGCTGCCTTCACCTCTGGCTGGCCGAGTTTTTGCACTTACAGAAGGTTTCTAA